CGGATCACCCGGGCCCCTGCACGGCCTGCACCTGCCCGTCGCGGTCCACGGTGAGCACCACCCGTTCGACCCGGTTTCCGACGGCCAGCGCGATCCACACGATGCCCCAGAGCAGGCAGGTGAAGACGGTCAGGACGGCGTGGAGCACATGGTTCACGGGGTGTCCGCGCACGAGGACCGCCTGCGTCGGGGTTCGCGACTCCACCCGCCAGCCGGTCACGACGTACTGGCCCACCGTCCAGTCGAGGATCGCCGTGCGCTGAGCGGCGTCCACGGGGCGGCCGTCCCCGGGAGGGATCAGGTCGTCCGGCGGTTGTGGCGGTAGGCCCCAGTGCCGCGATTCGTCACGCTCGGCCATCCGGCTCGCCTCCCCGCACCGTCGGCGCCATCGGTCCGGTGACCTTCGTCTGCTCGGCCATGCATCCAGCCTGCCTGGCCGCGGGGAGTCCGGCACGCCGAGCGTGGTGGGCTTCGGGAAGAAGGACGGTCGCAGACGCCGTCGAACGGCAACGCCCGGATGAGAGTCGAGCTCTCGTCCGGGCGTTCTCCACGAACCTGCGGTTCGGCGTGGCAGGGGCGGCAGGATTTGAACCTGCGGCCTTCGGTTTTGGAGACCGACGCTCTGACCAGCTGAGCTACACCCCTTCGGTGGGACCCACCTTGGCACGGCCCGAGCCGGAGATCCACTCTATTTCTTGCTCAACCGGGTGCGAGTCGCTCGCGGGTGTGGGCGCCGGAGCTCTTCAGCCAGTCGATCAGTTCGGCGTTCCCACGCGGGCCGCGGGTGGCGGGAGCCGAGGGTGCGGAGGATCGTGAGCAGGGTGACCCGTGCGACGGGGGGTTCGTCCGTGCCCCGAAGCCGGGGGCCGGGCCGTCCGGGCCGTGCGACGCGGCGTTGCGGCCGCCTCCGCGGCTCCCTGGTGGCGCTCGCCCTCCTCGCCCCCGCCCTGCTCGGCACGGCGCCCGGCGGCTCCGGCGAGACGATCTCGCTCGCGGGGAACGAGCCTGGCCAGCGGCTCGACGTCACCCTCACACAAGTGGTGGACCCGGCGAGCCCGGCCGACCCCGGGCCCGACCCCGACCCCGACCCCGAGCCGGAGCCGGTGCCGGTGCCCAGTCCGGACCCCGATCCGGAGCTCGGGCCCACACCCCCGCCCGACGGATCCGACCGGCTCGTCGCCGTCCGGTTCCGGCTGGAGAACACCGGCACCGCCGTCTACCGGGACTCCCCCGCACCGGCCGCCCACCTCCTCGACGGCAACGGGCAGCGGTTCACCGGGCTCAACGCCCCCACGACAGCGGGCGCGAGCTTCCCCGACACCGTCACGCTCGACCCCGGCGGCACGGCGGTGGGCTTCATCACCTTCCGGCTCCCCGAGGACGCCGGCCTGGCCGCGGTCCAGTTCGCCCTCAACGGCGGCCTCGCCGACGACGTGGGCCAGTGGAGCCTCCCGCAGGACTCGCTCCAGGACTCCCGCCCGTAGAGCGTGCCTCCCCGGGCCCCCGGCGAGCGAGTTCCAGCCACCCCCTTGACCGTCCTGGTCCAGACCAATAGTTTCCGGCATGCACCGCGCACGCGCTCACGCCCACCCCCCGCCTCCGCAAAGGAAGCCCATGCGCCGCAGCATGCTCGGCAGGCTGGCCGTCGCCGCCTGTTCCCTCTCCCTGCTCACCGCCTTCGCGCCCGCCGCCGGTGCGGACGGCGGCGGGGCGAGCGGACCCGGCCGCTCGTACAAGAAGGTCGGCTACTTCACCCAATGGGGCGTCTACGGGCGGGACTTCCAGGTCCGGGACCTCGATGCGAACGGCTCCGCCGACAAGCTCACCCACATCAACTACGCATTCGGCAATGTCAGCCCGCAGGGCACGTGCTTCACCGGGAACGTACCCGGCGAGGCCGACGCATGGGCCGACTACGTCCGTCCGCTGGACGCCGAGAACTCCGTCGACGGGGTCGCCGACACACCGGAGCAGCCGCTCGCCGGCAACTTCAACCAGCTGCGCGAGCTCAAGGCCAAGCACCCCGGCCTCAAGGTGCTGATCTCGCTGGGCGGTTGGAGCTGGTCCACCCATTTCTCGGACGCCGCCCTCACCCCGGCCTCCCGCAAGGCCTTCGTCGAGTCCTGCATCGACCTCTACATCAAGGGCAACCTCCCGCAGGACGGCAGCCGCGGCGGCGCGGGAGCGGCCGCAGGCGTGTTCGACGGGATCGACCTCGACTGGGAGTGGCCCGGTTCCGCGGGCGACACCGACACGAAGTTCCGGCCGGAGGACAAGCGCAACTTCACCGAGCTCGTCAAGGAGTTCCGCACCCGGCTCGACGCGTACGCGAAGAGCACACGGAAGAAGACGAAGTACGAGCTGACCGCCTTCGTCCCGACCGCCCCCGCCAAGATCGACGCGGGCTTCGACGTCCGCCGGATCATGCGGGACCTCGACTTCGTGACCCTCCAGGGCTACGACTTCCACGTCTCCGGCGAGTCGACGACCGCGCAGCAGTCCGCGCTCTACGCCCGGGGCGACTTCAGCGTCGACGGCACGGTGGACGCCTGGCGCCTGCGCGGAGCGCCCGCGCACAAGCTGGTGATGGGCATGCCCTTCTACGGACAGGGCTGGACCGGCGTCAGCGGCGGCGGGGACGGCATGGGGCAGCCCGCCACGGGCCCGGCGCCGGCCACCTGGTCCGCCGGGTACGAGGACTACAAGGCGCTGAAGAAGCTGGCCGACTCCGGCACCTACCAGGTCCACCGGGACCGG
Above is a genomic segment from Streptomyces sp. NBC_01233 containing:
- a CDS encoding glycoside hydrolase family 18 protein — protein: MRRSMLGRLAVAACSLSLLTAFAPAAGADGGGASGPGRSYKKVGYFTQWGVYGRDFQVRDLDANGSADKLTHINYAFGNVSPQGTCFTGNVPGEADAWADYVRPLDAENSVDGVADTPEQPLAGNFNQLRELKAKHPGLKVLISLGGWSWSTHFSDAALTPASRKAFVESCIDLYIKGNLPQDGSRGGAGAAAGVFDGIDLDWEWPGSAGDTDTKFRPEDKRNFTELVKEFRTRLDAYAKSTRKKTKYELTAFVPTAPAKIDAGFDVRRIMRDLDFVTLQGYDFHVSGESTTAQQSALYARGDFSVDGTVDAWRLRGAPAHKLVMGMPFYGQGWTGVSGGGDGMGQPATGPAPATWSAGYEDYKALKKLADSGTYQVHRDRRGGHAWLFDGTTLWTYDDPQVLRAKTAYVREHGLGGAMFWSLDADTSDGELMTAIDRGLRGR